The Halosimplex litoreum genome has a window encoding:
- a CDS encoding DUF4397 domain-containing protein gives MGNALLPVVSGANRRPAGPVRCEEPAWPVFGDAKFGLAATGRGCSSLRFAASPWAEDNKVYLGLVLSRMTYDRYTKAIVGAVALTLVVSALAASGAASFSAQEETTTQTQETSYLRIGHFSPDAPAVDVAIDNETVVEGAEFGDVTGYLALDGGNYTATITAANQSSSVLFEGNLTLEPRTVGTLAASGEFTTGSETEFEPVLFEDNAWEPDNDTAAVSIVHLSPDAPSVDVVVTEGPTENETETETATETETETETATENETETETATETETATDFATATETETATDFATATETETATDFATATGTATSTPFGATETATEAGGAGTATDTVGIDNLMPAQQESDETYLARNLSFRNATDYVNVPAGDYTVELRNNETGEVLATVNLPGLEGGTAYSVFAAGYANPDEAPAGSSFVTIPAEDATLTVSLPEVATDMATDTETATDTETATDTETATDTETATDTETETDTETATDTETETDTETATDTETETDTETATDTETETDTETDTETATDTGVGTPTETATEAGA, from the coding sequence GTGGGTAACGCGCTGTTACCGGTGGTAAGCGGAGCCAATCGACGACCGGCCGGGCCCGTTCGGTGTGAGGAACCGGCGTGGCCGGTATTCGGTGATGCAAAGTTCGGACTGGCCGCGACCGGACGGGGTTGCTCGAGCTTACGTTTCGCGGCGAGTCCGTGGGCGGAGGATAACAAAGTGTATCTCGGCCTTGTCCTCAGTCGCATGACTTACGATAGATACACGAAAGCGATAGTCGGAGCCGTCGCGCTGACACTCGTCGTGAGCGCGCTCGCGGCGAGCGGAGCGGCGTCGTTCTCGGCACAGGAAGAGACGACCACACAGACCCAGGAGACGTCGTACCTGCGGATCGGGCACTTCTCGCCCGACGCGCCCGCGGTCGACGTGGCGATAGACAACGAGACTGTCGTCGAAGGCGCGGAGTTCGGTGACGTGACCGGATACCTGGCGCTGGACGGCGGCAACTACACCGCGACCATCACGGCCGCGAACCAGTCGAGTAGCGTCCTGTTCGAAGGCAACCTGACGCTCGAACCGCGGACGGTCGGGACGCTCGCCGCCAGCGGCGAGTTCACGACCGGGTCCGAAACCGAGTTCGAGCCGGTCCTCTTCGAGGACAACGCCTGGGAACCGGACAACGATACCGCTGCGGTGAGCATCGTCCACCTCTCGCCGGACGCGCCCTCGGTCGACGTCGTCGTAACCGAAGGCCCGACCGAGAACGAGACGGAGACCGAAACGGCGACCGAGACGGAGACGGAGACCGAAACGGCGACCGAGAACGAGACGGAGACCGAAACGGCGACCGAGACGGAGACGGCCACCGACTTCGCTACGGCGACCGAGACGGAGACGGCCACCGACTTCGCTACGGCGACCGAGACGGAGACGGCCACCGACTTCGCCACGGCGACCGGGACGGCAACGTCGACGCCCTTCGGTGCGACCGAGACCGCAACCGAAGCGGGCGGGGCCGGAACGGCCACCGACACCGTCGGCATCGACAACCTAATGCCTGCACAACAGGAGAGCGACGAGACCTACCTCGCGCGGAACCTCTCGTTCCGCAACGCTACTGACTACGTGAACGTCCCGGCCGGTGACTACACGGTCGAACTCCGTAACAACGAGACCGGTGAGGTGCTCGCTACCGTCAACCTGCCAGGTCTCGAGGGTGGTACCGCCTATTCGGTGTTTGCAGCTGGCTACGCCAATCCCGACGAGGCGCCTGCCGGCTCCTCGTTCGTCACGATTCCGGCTGAAGATGCGACTCTAACCGTCTCCCTGCCCGAGGTGGCGACCGACATGGCCACCGACACCGAGACGGCCACCGACACCGAGACGGCCACCGACACCGAGACGGCCACCGACACCGAGACGGCCACCGACACCGAGACGGAAACCGACACCGAGACGGCGACCGATACCGAGACGGAAACCGACACCGAGACGGCGACCGATACCGAGACGGAAACCGACACCGAGACGGCGACCGATACCGAAACGGAAACCGACACGGAAACCGATACCGAGACGGCTACCGACACAGGCGTCGGAACGCCGACGGAGACGGCGACCGAGGCCGGCGCGTAG
- a CDS encoding class I SAM-dependent methyltransferase translates to MTDDESPGDGPSTGSVRATYDRIAAHFSKTREYAWPEIETFLDDRSGAVGLDVGCGNGRHTELLAERCERALGVDLSREMLATARERSAERGFDYGLAQADASSLPVRNDRVDIAVFVATLPHLPTRESRVVALDELARVLSREGRALVSAWSTEHDRFDADEGFDTSVEWTLPGGEGVERFYHIYDPDEFRRDIEASGLELVDFEVSSGNCYGTVRPE, encoded by the coding sequence GTGACCGACGACGAATCGCCGGGAGACGGACCGTCTACGGGGTCGGTCCGCGCCACCTACGACCGCATCGCCGCCCACTTCTCGAAGACCCGCGAGTACGCCTGGCCCGAGATCGAGACCTTTCTCGACGACCGGTCCGGTGCGGTCGGGCTGGACGTGGGTTGCGGTAACGGCCGGCATACGGAGTTGCTCGCCGAGCGGTGTGAGCGAGCGTTGGGCGTGGATCTGAGCCGGGAGATGCTCGCGACGGCGCGTGAGCGGTCGGCCGAACGCGGCTTCGACTACGGACTGGCACAGGCTGATGCGAGTTCGCTGCCGGTTCGGAACGATCGCGTGGACATCGCCGTGTTCGTCGCGACGCTGCCCCATCTGCCGACGCGAGAATCGCGCGTCGTGGCGCTCGACGAACTGGCGCGAGTGCTGTCCCGCGAGGGGCGTGCGCTCGTCAGCGCCTGGTCGACCGAACACGACCGCTTCGACGCCGACGAGGGGTTCGATACTTCGGTGGAGTGGACGCTGCCCGGTGGGGAGGGCGTCGAGCGGTTCTACCACATCTACGACCCCGACGAGTTTCGGCGCGATATCGAGGCGAGTGGGCTGGAACTGGTCGACTTCGAGGTCTCTAGCGGGAACTGTTACGGTACGGTCCGACCCGAGTGA
- a CDS encoding tyrosine--tRNA ligase has translation MDTAERFELATRNTAEVVEESELEELFDDGEPSVYIGYAPTGEMHIGHFTTMRKLADFLGAGMDVTVLIADLHAHLDDNKSPFDLLEARSAYYEATIEAMIDAAGADADQISFARGSDFELGEDYTLELLRMAAETTISRAQRAGSEVVRESDSPKLGGLLYPLMQTLDVDALDADVAYGGIDQRGIYMLSREILPDHGGDAPVCMFAPLLSGLSGGKMSASDESSKVNLNDSHDEVVEKIEQAYCPAGEREDNGVLEYMEYLVFPILDERDEEFVVERPEEYGGDLTYEDYGSLEADFLSGELHPADLKPSAGAAISEVVAPIRERLNDRPELLAEAYPEKYD, from the coding sequence ATGGACACGGCCGAGCGATTCGAACTCGCGACCCGCAACACGGCGGAGGTCGTCGAGGAATCGGAGCTGGAGGAGCTGTTCGACGACGGGGAGCCGTCGGTGTACATCGGCTACGCCCCGACCGGCGAGATGCACATCGGCCACTTCACGACGATGCGCAAGCTCGCCGACTTCCTCGGCGCCGGGATGGACGTGACCGTCCTGATCGCCGACCTCCACGCCCACCTCGACGACAACAAGAGCCCTTTCGACCTGCTGGAGGCCCGCTCGGCCTACTACGAGGCGACCATCGAGGCGATGATCGACGCCGCCGGCGCCGACGCCGACCAGATATCGTTCGCCCGCGGCAGCGACTTCGAACTCGGCGAGGACTACACGCTCGAACTCCTGCGGATGGCCGCCGAGACGACCATCTCCCGCGCTCAACGGGCCGGCAGCGAAGTCGTCCGCGAGTCCGACTCACCCAAACTGGGCGGGCTGCTCTACCCGCTCATGCAGACCCTCGACGTGGACGCGCTGGACGCCGACGTGGCCTACGGCGGCATCGACCAGCGGGGCATCTACATGCTCTCGCGAGAGATCCTCCCCGACCACGGCGGCGACGCGCCCGTCTGCATGTTCGCCCCCCTGCTGTCGGGCCTCTCGGGCGGGAAGATGTCGGCCTCCGACGAGTCCTCGAAGGTCAACCTCAACGACTCCCACGACGAGGTCGTCGAGAAGATCGAACAGGCGTACTGTCCCGCCGGCGAGCGCGAGGACAACGGCGTCCTGGAGTACATGGAGTACCTCGTCTTCCCTATCCTCGACGAGCGCGACGAGGAGTTCGTCGTCGAGCGCCCCGAGGAGTACGGCGGCGACCTGACCTACGAGGACTACGGCTCGCTGGAGGCGGACTTCCTCTCGGGCGAACTCCATCCGGCCGATCTCAAGCCCTCGGCGGGTGCGGCCATCTCCGAGGTCGTCGCCCCCATCCGCGAGCGACTGAACGACCGGCCCGAACTGCTCGCCGAGGCCTACCCCGAGAAGTACGACTGA